From the genome of Neomonachus schauinslandi chromosome 5, ASM220157v2, whole genome shotgun sequence, one region includes:
- the SSC4D gene encoding scavenger receptor cysteine-rich domain-containing group B protein — MGPSERPSPGWMHKDAEMRIGPQTAEKSRGWRPGDRSKAPSSLPPALSFLLFLPLASALQPTPLPFPELRLVGGPSRCRGRLEVLHGGSWGSVCDDDWDVVDANVVCRQLGCGLALPVPRPLAFGQGRGPILLDNVECGGQEAALSQCSSRGWGVHNCFHYEDVAVLCDEFLPTQPPTRKVFTSRVPPTTPQNGKGEGSVRLVGGTGPCQGRVEILHGGLWGTVCDDDWGLPDAAVVCRQLGCGAALAATTNAFFGYGTGHILLDNVHCEGGEPRLAACLSLGWGVHNCGHHEDAGALCAVLGPPTLTALPPLATREDWAWHTEPGATGVGALPSRETALFTTATWAAGKKSGRLRLVGGPGPCRGRVEVMYAGGWGTVCDDDWDFADARVACREAGCGPALGATGLGHFGYGRGPVLLDNVGCAGTEARLSDCFHLGWGQHNCGHHEDAGALCSGPEELGLQVQQDSSETTRVPTPRPRDGHLRLANGAHQCEGRVELFLGQRWGTVCDDAWDLRAATVLCHQLGCGQALAAPGEAHFGPGRGPILLDNVKCRGDESALLLCSHIRWDAHNCDHSEDASVLCRPL; from the exons ATGGGACCCTCTGAAAGGCCATCCCCCGGCTGGATGCACAAGGACGCAGAGATGCGAATTGGTCCCCAGACggcagagaagagcagggggtGGAGGCCCGGAGACAGGAGCAAGGCCCCTtcatccctccccccagccctgtccttcctcctcttcttgccGCTGG CCAGTGCCCTACAGCCCACGCCACTGCCCTTTCCAG AGCTGAGGCTGGTGGGGGGCCCGAGCCGCTGCCGGGGGCGCCTGGAGGTCTTGCACGGTGGCTCCTGGGGCAGCGTCTGCGACGATGACTGGGATGTGGTGGATGCCAACGTGGTGTGTCGACAGCTGGGCTGCGGCCTGGCGCTGCCTGTGCCGCGGCCCCTTGCCTTCGGCCAAGGCCGAGGCCCCATCCTGCTGGACAACGTGGAGTGCGGCGGGCAGGAAGCCGCCCTGAGCCAGTGCAGCAGCCGAGGCTGGGGCGTTCACAATTGCTTCCACTACGAAGACGTGGCTGTCCTGTGCGATG AATTCTTGCCCACGCAGCCCCCAACAAGGAAAGTGTTCACCAGTAGGGTGCCCCCTACAACTCCCCAGAATGGGAAAG gtgAGGGCAGCGTGCGCCTGGTGGGGGGCACGGGCCCGTGTCAGGGCAGAGTGGAGATCCTGCACGGCGGCCTGTGGGGCACCGTGTGTGACGACGACTGGGGGCTGCCGGATGCTGCCGTGGTCTGCCGCCAGCTGGGCTGTGGGGCCGCCCTGGCCGCCACCACCAACGCCTTCTTTGGCTATGGCACGGGGCACATCCTGCTGGACAACGTGCACTGCGAAGGCGGCGAACCCCGCCTGGCAGCCTGCCTAAGCCTGGGCTGGGGTGTGCATAACTGCGGCCACCACGAGGACGCTGGCGCGCTCTGCGCAG TGCTGGGCCCCCCGACTCTCACAGCACTACCACCCTTGGCCACAAGAGAGGACTGGGCCTGGCACACGGAGCCAGGGG CTACAGGAGTTGGTGCCCTGCCTTCCAGGGAGACGGCACTGTTCACCACAGCTACCTGGGCCGCGGGGAAGaaaa GCGGGCGGCTGCGGCTGGTGGGCGGCCCGGGCCCATGCCGCGGCCGCGTGGAGGTGATGTACGCCGGGGGCTGGGGCACCGTGTGCGACGATGACTGGGACTTCGCGGATGCGCGCGTGGCCTGCCGCGAGGCGGGATGCGGTCCTGCGTTGGGCGCCACCGGCCTTGGCCACTTCGGCTACGGGCGCGGCCCCGTGCTGCTAGACAACGTGGGCTGCGCCGGAACGGAGGCCCGCCTGAGCGACTGCTTCCACTTGGGCTGGGGTCAGCACAACTGCGGACACCATGAAGATGCCGGCGCGCTCTGCTCAG GCCCAGAGGAGCTAGGACTGCAAGTCCAGCAGGATAGTTCTGAGACCACCCGGGTGCCCACTCCTCGGCCAAGGGACG GGCACCTGCGTCTGGCCAACGGAGCTCACCAGTGTGAGGGGCGTGTAGAACTCTTCCTAGGGCAAAGGTGGGGCACCGTGTGCGATGATGCCTGGGACCTGCGAGCAGCCACTGTCCTGTGCCACCAGCTGGGCTGTGGCCAGGCCCTGGCAGCCCCCGGCGAGGCCCACTTTGGCCCAGGCCGAGGCCCTATCCTCCTGGACAATGTCAAGTGCCGTGGGGATGAGAGTGCTCTTCTGCTCTGTTCTCACATACGCTGGGATGCCCACAACTGTGACCACAGCGAGGATGCTAGTGTCCTGTGCCGGCCATTGTGA